One window of the Balaenoptera ricei isolate mBalRic1 chromosome X, mBalRic1.hap2, whole genome shotgun sequence genome contains the following:
- the XKRX gene encoding XK-related protein 2 — MDRDFEIPEEPNVEPISSLEEDVIRGTNPRFTFPFGILFSTFLYCGEAAAALYMVTIYRKNSETYWMTYTFSFFMFSSIMVQLTLIFVHRDLAKDKPLSLFMHLILLGPVIRCLEAMIKYLTLWKKGGQEEPYVNLTRKKMLINGEEVLIEWEVGHSIRTLAMHRSAYKRMSQIQAFLGSVPQLTCQLYVTLISAEVPLDRAVLIVFSLISVTYGATLCNMLAIQIKYDEYKIRLGPLEVLCITIWRTLEITSRLMILVLFSATLKLKAVPFLLLNFLIILFEPWVKFWRSGAHMPSNIEKNFSRLGTLVVLISVTVLYAGINFSCWSALQLKLADSDLVEKGQNWGHMGLHYSVRLLENVIMVLVFKFLGVKVLLNYCHSLIALQLIIAYLISIGFMLLFFQYLHPLRSLFTHNVVDYLHCVCCYQHPRGRVEDSEPSVDAEAGQSIV; from the exons ATGGACCGAGATTTTGAAATTCCTGAGGAGCCAAACGTGGAGCCGATATCCTCTCTGGAGGAAGATGTCATCCGTGGGACCAACCCCCGATTTACCTTTCCATTTGGCATCCTCTTCTCCACGTTTTTGTACTGTGGGGAGGCAGCAGCTGCCTTGTACATGGTTACAATCTATCGGAAGAATAGTGAAACCTACTGGATGACATACACCTTTTCCTTCTTTATGTTTTCATCCATTATGGTCCAGTTGACCCTCATTTTTGTCCACAGAGATCTGGCCAAAGACAAGCCACTATCACTGTTTATGCATCTAATCCTCTTGGGACCTGTTATCAG ATGTTTGGAAGCCATGATTAAGTACCTCACACTGTGGAAGAAAGGAGGGCAGGAGGAGCCCTATGTCAACCTCACCCGAAAGAAGATGCTAATAAATGGCGAGGAGGTGCTGATAGAATGGGAGGTGGGCCACTCCATCCGGACCCTGGCTATGCACCGCAGTGCCTACAAACGTATGTCACAGATCCAAGCCTTCCTGGGCTCAGTGCCCCAGCTGACCTGTCAGCTCTATGTGACCCTGATCTCTGCAGAGGTCCCCCTGGATAGAG ctgTGCTAATAGTCTTTTCCCTGATATCTGTCACCTATGGGGCTACCCTCTGCAATATGTTGGCTATCCAGATCAAGTACGATGAATACAAGATTCGCCTTGGGCCACTAGAAGTCCTGTGCATCACCATTTGGCGGACATTGGAGATCACCTCCCGCCTCATGATTCTCGTGCTCTTTTCAGCCACCTTGAAATTGAAGGCTGTGCCCTTCTTATTGCTGAACTTCCTGATCATCCTCTTTGAGCCTTGGGTTAAGTTCTGGAGGAGTGGTGCCCATATGCCCAGTAACATAGAGAAAAATTTCAGCCGGCTTGGCACCTTAGTGGTGTTGATTTCCGTTACCGTCCTCTATGCTGGCATCAACTTCTCTTGCTGGTCAGCTTTGCAGTTGAAGTTAGCAGACAGCGACCTTGTTGAGAAAGGTCAGAACTGGGGACACATGGGCCTGCACTATAGTGTGAGATTGTTAGAGAATGTGATCATGGTCTTGGTTTTTAAGTTCCTTGGAGTGAAAGTGTTGCTGAATTACTGTCATTCCTTGATTGCCTTGCAGCTCATTATTGCTTATCTGATTTCCATTGGCTTCATGCTCCTTTTCTTCCAGTACTTGCACCCGTTGCGCTCACTCTTCACCCACAATGTAGTGGACTATCTCCACTGTGTCTGCTGCTACCAGCACCCTCGGGGCAGGGTTGAGGACTCAGAGCCATCCGTTGATGCTGAAGCAGGGCAAAGCATTGTCTGA